Proteins from a single region of Lysinibacillus sp. JNUCC-52:
- a CDS encoding flagellar protein FliT, translating into MQLTNQLLQASANLYKLLGDIPNGEDRDDYVDTINNMLDKRGTIINGLKQEGFHYDEQDRVHRTLLELDNGIKERLAAVMSAVKQDMANLQKTKKSEVQYFNPYGNVRVMDGMYYDKKN; encoded by the coding sequence ATGCAACTAACCAATCAACTATTACAGGCGTCTGCAAATCTATATAAATTATTAGGTGACATTCCAAATGGCGAAGATCGTGATGACTATGTGGATACTATTAATAATATGTTGGACAAGCGTGGAACGATTATCAATGGATTGAAACAAGAAGGTTTTCATTATGATGAACAGGATCGCGTTCATCGTACTTTGCTTGAATTAGATAATGGCATTAAAGAACGATTGGCTGCTGTAATGAGCGCAGTAAAGCAGGATATGGCAAACCTTCAAAAAACGAAAAAAAGTGAAGTGCAATATTTTAATCCTTATGGTAATGTCCGTGTGATGGACGGTATGTATTACGATAAGAAAAATTAA